From Deltaproteobacteria bacterium, the proteins below share one genomic window:
- a CDS encoding OmpA family protein produces MSKRMIRGIVALVVLAFLAVGCASGGKYEKTGKGAAVGAGTGAVLGAIIGSTQGEMGKGAVIGAAAGAAVGTAVGYNMDKQAKELAQIPNTQVEQTAPDRIVVTMKDSILFATNSSTLVPASQATLKQIAEVMVKYPDTSMIVKGHTDSVGSDDYNLKLSESRAGVVKNFLIGEGVVAGRITSIGYGESVPVADNNTEAGRASNRRVEIEVKPSPAQG; encoded by the coding sequence ATGTCCAAAAGAATGATTCGCGGAATCGTTGCCCTTGTGGTCCTCGCCTTTCTCGCCGTCGGTTGCGCAAGCGGGGGCAAGTACGAAAAAACAGGCAAGGGCGCGGCTGTCGGAGCCGGAACCGGAGCGGTTCTCGGGGCCATCATCGGCTCCACCCAGGGGGAAATGGGCAAGGGCGCAGTGATCGGGGCGGCGGCAGGGGCGGCGGTGGGAACGGCCGTGGGGTACAACATGGACAAACAGGCCAAGGAGCTGGCCCAGATACCCAACACCCAGGTAGAGCAGACCGCGCCTGACAGGATTGTCGTGACCATGAAGGATTCCATCCTGTTCGCAACGAACTCCTCCACCCTGGTCCCTGCTTCACAGGCCACCTTGAAGCAGATCGCCGAAGTAATGGTGAAGTACCCGGACACCAGCATGATCGTGAAGGGCCACACCGACTCGGTGGGCTCCGACGACTACAACCTGAAGCTCTCCGAGTCGAGGGCGGGCGTGGTGAAGAACTTCCTCATCGGCGAGGGCGTGGTGGCGGGCCGCATCACCTCCATAGGCTACGGCGAGAGCGTGCCGGTTGCCGACAACAACACCGAGGCCGGGCGGGCGTCCAACCGCAGGGTGGAGATAGAGGTGAAGCCCTCTCCCGCCCAGGGCTGA
- a CDS encoding C40 family peptidase: protein MAEPTSKPAVAKGATAPGAGVQAPKAPAAHVKPKAVAAQPTVKGRTVFRDITPVEGKKITAEAANWVGTPYVSPGAKCKKGADCSGSTWAIYGDAGFPLERLSSYDFPKSKYLRKLKPGEKPQAGDIGQWPGHVLIYDPALGVERVNKGKGHVAEYERAWTAHNPKTKYGPESIRSWVKSKGPVTWLRYQVPVSP from the coding sequence ATGGCCGAGCCGACCTCCAAACCGGCCGTGGCCAAGGGCGCGACGGCTCCCGGGGCCGGAGTGCAGGCCCCAAAAGCCCCTGCCGCCCACGTAAAGCCAAAGGCGGTTGCGGCGCAGCCGACGGTCAAGGGGCGAACGGTCTTTAGGGACATCACGCCCGTTGAGGGAAAAAAAATCACAGCCGAAGCGGCAAACTGGGTAGGCACCCCATATGTCTCACCCGGCGCGAAATGCAAAAAGGGCGCGGACTGCTCAGGCTCCACCTGGGCCATTTACGGCGATGCGGGTTTTCCGCTTGAGCGTCTGAGCTCTTACGATTTTCCCAAGAGCAAATATCTAAGGAAACTCAAACCCGGCGAGAAGCCCCAGGCCGGCGACATCGGCCAGTGGCCGGGGCATGTTTTGATATATGATCCTGCTCTTGGTGTTGAAAGAGTCAATAAGGGAAAAGGTCATGTTGCGGAATATGAAAGAGCGTGGACGGCCCATAATCCCAAAACCAAGTATGGTCCAGAGAGCATACGTTCATGGGTGAAATCAAAGGGGCCTGTGACATGGCTGCGGTACCAGGTTCCGGTTTCGCCGTAA
- a CDS encoding acetyl-CoA carboxylase biotin carboxylase subunit — MFSKILIANRGEIAVRIIKTCRRLGIGAVAVYSEADSRSLHVEEADETVFIGKAQASQSYLDMEKIINAAILTHCEAVHPGYGFLSENPAFCRKVVEAGLTFIGPSAEAIAVMGDKIAAKRLAVAAGMPVIRGCDEALCDLDKALSEAEAIGYPVIIKPAAGGGGKGMRVVFAPDEMASCLSSSQAEARKAFGDDRVFLEHFVTRPRHIEVQVLADCMGNTVYMPERECSVQRRHQKIIEESPSFAVDSTLRAQMGECAVALAKEARYENAGTVEYILDSSGKFFFLEMNTRLQVEHPVTEMVTGLDLVEQQIRIAAGQRLTLKQQDIPCRGWSIEARICSEDPERHFMPSSGMITRYAEPWGRDVRVDTGVRAGSRVGVFYDSMLAKVICRGNTRKDALKNLTNALNGYHIEGFATNAAYVNAIINHPVFMKGDLTTSFISECMEDPSCRPAVEQEILNYMALASVITFHNRQAMVRMSLKPMQTHVGAVHKTEKQVLYMVRDSEGASYTVKLSPETVALRTWTVGVNDRQYKVVTPEFEFFRRRLRLTIDTEVRRFLIRAVDNFYWISYSGVSRDFEIYSPREWELLHYMPEPSAEKDANVLSSPMPGLIVDVLVKPGDRVFRGQDLVVMESMKMESGVPSPRDAEVESVMVKPGQAVETGDVLVRFA; from the coding sequence GTGTTTTCCAAGATACTGATCGCAAATCGCGGCGAAATAGCCGTTCGCATCATCAAGACCTGCCGGAGGCTGGGCATAGGCGCGGTTGCAGTCTATTCCGAGGCCGACAGCCGGAGCCTCCACGTGGAGGAGGCCGACGAGACGGTCTTCATCGGGAAGGCCCAGGCCTCCCAGTCCTACCTCGACATGGAAAAGATCATAAACGCCGCCATCCTCACCCATTGCGAGGCGGTGCATCCGGGTTACGGCTTTTTATCGGAAAACCCGGCCTTCTGCCGCAAGGTGGTGGAGGCGGGGCTGACCTTCATAGGCCCCTCTGCGGAAGCAATAGCGGTCATGGGCGACAAGATCGCCGCCAAGAGGCTGGCCGTGGCCGCCGGGATGCCCGTGATAAGGGGTTGCGACGAGGCCCTGTGCGACCTTGACAAGGCCCTTTCCGAGGCGGAGGCCATCGGCTACCCGGTCATCATAAAGCCTGCTGCGGGCGGCGGCGGCAAGGGCATGAGGGTGGTTTTCGCGCCGGACGAAATGGCCTCCTGCCTGTCCTCATCCCAGGCCGAAGCCCGTAAGGCCTTCGGCGACGACCGTGTCTTTCTGGAGCATTTCGTCACAAGGCCCCGGCACATAGAGGTCCAGGTCCTGGCCGACTGCATGGGAAACACCGTCTACATGCCGGAAAGGGAATGCTCGGTCCAGCGCAGGCACCAGAAGATCATAGAGGAATCCCCCTCCTTCGCCGTGGACTCCACCCTGCGGGCGCAGATGGGCGAATGCGCGGTGGCCCTGGCCAAAGAGGCCCGCTACGAAAACGCCGGGACGGTGGAGTATATCCTCGATTCTTCGGGCAAATTCTTTTTTCTGGAAATGAACACCAGGCTTCAGGTGGAGCATCCCGTAACCGAGATGGTGACCGGCCTTGATCTCGTTGAGCAGCAGATAAGGATAGCGGCGGGCCAGCGCCTCACCCTGAAACAGCAGGACATCCCCTGCCGGGGCTGGTCCATCGAGGCCCGCATATGCTCGGAAGACCCGGAAAGGCACTTCATGCCCTCAAGCGGCATGATAACCCGCTACGCGGAGCCATGGGGCAGGGACGTCCGGGTGGATACCGGGGTCAGGGCCGGAAGCCGGGTGGGGGTTTTCTACGATTCCATGCTGGCCAAGGTCATCTGTAGAGGCAATACGCGCAAGGACGCCCTGAAAAACCTCACCAACGCCTTAAACGGCTACCACATAGAAGGCTTCGCCACCAACGCGGCCTATGTCAACGCCATCATAAACCACCCTGTCTTTATGAAGGGCGATCTCACCACGAGCTTCATCTCCGAATGTATGGAAGACCCTTCCTGCCGCCCCGCCGTGGAGCAGGAAATTCTGAACTACATGGCCCTGGCCTCGGTGATCACCTTCCACAACAGGCAGGCCATGGTGCGCATGTCCCTAAAGCCCATGCAGACCCACGTGGGCGCGGTGCACAAGACGGAAAAGCAGGTTCTCTACATGGTGCGCGACTCGGAGGGCGCGTCATACACCGTGAAGCTCTCGCCGGAAACCGTGGCCCTCAGAACCTGGACCGTGGGCGTGAACGACCGCCAGTACAAGGTGGTGACCCCTGAGTTCGAGTTTTTCCGGAGGAGGCTCCGGCTCACCATAGACACCGAGGTGAGGCGTTTCCTTATCCGGGCCGTGGACAACTTCTACTGGATATCCTATTCGGGAGTCTCCCGCGATTTCGAGATTTACAGCCCCCGCGAGTGGGAGCTTCTGCACTACATGCCGGAGCCTTCCGCCGAAAAGGACGCGAACGTCCTTTCAAGCCCCATGCCGGGGCTCATCGTGGACGTATTGGTGAAGCCCGGCGACCGGGTGTTCCGGGGCCAGGACCTCGTTGTGATGGAATCCATGAAAATGGAGTCCGGCGTGCCCTCCCCCCGCGACGCAGAGGTTGAATCCGTCATGGTGAAGCCCGGCCAGGCGGTGGAGACCGGCGACGTATTGGTGAGGTTCGCGTAA